In Prunus dulcis chromosome 2, ALMONDv2, whole genome shotgun sequence, a single genomic region encodes these proteins:
- the LOC117620047 gene encoding uncharacterized protein LOC117620047 yields MAENTEIVSKEEDPKGPKNLFSLFPKFKLQFPFLKQEPKAGVAVEDEPMKAVAGDEGLESKTQKPDTVRFPKAQLVVPPPVAVENEEPSTKTSNPIILWQVYAIGGFLVLRWIWARWNERRDRKEGSSDDERSSPDDERSSPDE; encoded by the exons ATGGCAGAAAACACGGAGATTGTAAGCAAAGAAGAAGATCCTAAAGGACCCAAAAACTTATTCTCACTGTTTCCCAAGTTCAAGCTTCAATTTCCATTCTTGAAGCAAGAACCAAAAGCAGGCGTGGCTGTTGAAGATGAACCGATGAAAGCAGTAGCTGGTGATGAAGGACTGGAAAGTAAGACTCAGAAACCGGACACTGTGAGGTTCCCAAAAGCGCAACTTGTTGTTCCTCCTCCTGTGGCGGTTGAGAATGAAGAGCCTTCAACTAAGACTTCCAATCCTATTATACTCTGGCAG GTTTACGCTATTGGGGGGTTTCTGGTTTTGAGGTGGATCTGGGCAAGATGGAACGAAAGAAGGGATCGAAAGGAGGGGTCTTCTGATGATGAACGATCTTCTCCTGATGATGAACGATCTTCTCCTGATGAATAG